The Anabas testudineus chromosome 11, fAnaTes1.2, whole genome shotgun sequence genome has a segment encoding these proteins:
- the LOC113154111 gene encoding protein TMEPAI-like, with protein MYVKCEQLNLVDGVQEAAVMFVYKLERCKPDTAELEVVQITVILLMMTFMIVVIICLLSHYWLPALAFLSRLSHTQRDQATQSVVCGHLNRRLQPFMQQQLVCRLQPTYPYLQQEIVNLPPLICLSDREEFLPYKGPCRLQLHPSEPELELRRATVRAPPNRTVFDTDTTHFSLHSKRLQVPSSNSVTNNANARMEDSPPSYNEVMGDCHNSTPGGCQNDNRVPPTDNRSGRARSQTVFHAGSSGPDSATQPSSDLNS; from the exons ATgtatgtgaagtgtgaacagttGAATCTAGTGGATGGTGTACAGGAGGCAGCTGTAATGTTCGTCTATAAGCTGGAAAGATGTAAACCAGACACAG CTGAACTGGAGGTTGTTCAGATAACAGTAATCCTGCTGATGATGACCTTCATGATAGTTGTGATCATCTGCTTACTCAGCCACTATTGGCTGCCAGCCCTGGCCTTCCTCAGCAGGCTGAGCCACACCCAGAGGGACCAGGCCACACAATCG gtggtGTGTGGACACCTGAACCGCAGGCTTCAACCGTTCATGCAGCAACAGCTAGTGTGTCGCCTCCAGCCCACCTACCCTTATCTGCAGCAGGAGATCGTCAACCTTCCCCCGCTCATCTGCCTGTCAGACAGGGAGGAGTTCCTGCCCTACAAGGGTCCCTGCAGGTTACAGCTCCACCCTTCAGAACCGGAGCTGGAGCTGAGAAGAGCCACGGTGCGCGCTCCACCTAACAGGACCGTCTTTGATACTGATACCACACACTTTTCCTTACACAGCAAGAGGCTGCAGGTCCCCAGCAGTAACTCTGTAACCAATAATGCTAATGCCAGGATGGAGGATTCACCACCCTCCTACAATGAGGTGATGGGGGACTGCCACAACTCTACACCCGGTGGTTGCCAGAACGACAATAGAGTGCCCCCCACAGACAACAGGTCAGGACGTGCCAGGTCACAGACAGTGTTTCATGCTGGCAGCAGTGGCCCTGACAGTGCAACACAGCCCTCCAGTGACCttaacagctga